In Paenibacillus guangzhouensis, a single window of DNA contains:
- a CDS encoding saccharopine dehydrogenase NADP-binding domain-containing protein, with protein sequence MEIKDNILVIGGYGHVGRILCQELGKKYPGKVYAAGRTMAKAEQFSRETEGIVRPLCMNIHEPIHPHQLEHVKLVIMCLDQTDSTFVRTCIQSGVHYMDVTANGSFLTAVEHGGAEAEAQGATAITMDIIDRHNAMYYAITTKC encoded by the coding sequence ATGGAGATAAAAGATAACATTCTCGTCATTGGGGGCTACGGGCATGTCGGTCGAATCCTGTGCCAAGAGCTAGGTAAGAAGTATCCAGGCAAAGTGTACGCTGCAGGAAGAACTATGGCGAAGGCTGAACAGTTCAGTCGTGAAACGGAGGGGATAGTGAGACCTCTGTGCATGAATATCCATGAACCGATCCATCCGCATCAATTAGAGCATGTAAAGCTGGTCATCATGTGTCTAGATCAGACGGATTCGACATTTGTGCGAACTTGTATCCAGAGCGGAGTGCATTACATGGATGTCACTGCGAATGGCTCTTTCCTAACTGCGGTGGAACATGGGGGTGCTGAGGCGGAGGCACAAGGCGCGACGGCCATCACAATGGATATTATTGACAGGCACAATGCAATGTATTATGCTATCACCACTAAGTGTTAG
- a CDS encoding IS3 family transposase (programmed frameshift), translating to MAKKGQTFNRYDETTKQEAVRLRLEEHWSYSMIMNKLSIKSKSQIQNWVKKSERGETFKDLRGRWSKKRFRSVEEEISYLKAQVEYPKKAQSKSTWGGKLDKQVRFESIREMKTDFPIKLLCKIAEVSRSGYYKWLATYESRKTRMDENTVIKEHILAIHRIRPYYGYFRMRTALRKEGLYVNHKKVRRLMRELGIQSVIRKKRPFAGRKPSVLFQNVLNREFTSAAAKLKLVTDITYVRVGHGFLYLSVVLDLYNNEILTWRLGERNDLELVLDTVKQLNTPKAILHSDQGFQYTTKTYAKLLADRKLVGSHSRRGNCFDNACVESFFSHLKAEKLHLVKPNGASEAERLITEYIAYYNHERFQKKLGDLSPVEYRKAIAA from the exons ATGGCGAAAAAGGGACAGACATTCAATCGTTATGACGAAACAACTAAGCAGGAGGCTGTTAGACTACGTCTTGAGGAACACTGGAGTTATTCCATGATTATGAATAAGCTGAGTATCAAGAGTAAGAGTCAAATTCAGAATTGGGTAAAGAAATCTGAGCGTGGGGAAACGTTTAAGGATCTTCGAGGGAGATGGAGTAAGAAGCGCTTCAGATCAGTTGAAGAAGAGATTAGTTATTTGAAAGCACAGGTGGAATATC CTAAAAAAGCTCAATCCAAATCTACATGGGGAGGAAAGTTGGATAAGCAAGTCCGGTTCGAGTCCATTCGAGAAATGAAAACTGATTTTCCTATTAAATTACTGTGTAAGATTGCTGAGGTTTCCCGTTCTGGCTACTATAAATGGTTAGCCACTTACGAGTCCCGGAAAACACGTATGGATGAGAATACGGTAATTAAAGAGCATATTCTAGCGATTCACCGTATTCGGCCTTACTACGGTTATTTTCGCATGCGCACAGCACTACGAAAGGAAGGGCTATATGTTAACCACAAGAAGGTGCGACGACTCATGCGAGAATTAGGAATCCAGTCTGTCATACGTAAGAAACGGCCTTTCGCAGGCAGAAAGCCTTCTGTGTTGTTCCAGAATGTATTAAACCGGGAATTCACTTCAGCCGCAGCTAAGCTCAAACTAGTAACCGACATAACCTATGTTCGCGTTGGACATGGATTCCTCTATCTTTCAGTTGTTTTAGACCTCTACAACAATGAGATTTTGACTTGGAGGTTGGGAGAACGAAATGACCTAGAACTTGTTCTGGACACCGTAAAACAACTGAATACACCAAAAGCGATCCTGCACTCTGATCAAGGGTTTCAATACACGACAAAGACGTATGCAAAGCTCCTTGCAGATCGGAAGCTTGTTGGCAGCCATTCTAGACGTGGGAACTGCTTTGATAATGCGTGCGTTGAGTCGTTCTTCTCGCATCTAAAGGCAGAAAAGCTTCATTTGGTGAAGCCAAACGGTGCCTCTGAAGCTGAACGTTTGATCACTGAATATATTGCTTATTACAACCATGAGCGGTTTCAGAAAAAATTAGGCGACCTCTCCCCTGTTGAATACAGGAAAGCGATCGCCGCTTAA
- a CDS encoding glycoside hydrolase family 38 N-terminal domain-containing protein, with protein MKKPWKICVIHHSHTDIGYTDRQEKIEQYHVGFIRQALQILRDAASGQQPSWQGFKWTCETFWAVERFLEQATPQEQSDFAEAVVKGDIELSGTYLNMTELADEHLLRSMLGKAAAYGRSIGHVVDSAMTADINGYSWGYAQQLLDAGTKHLFSCVHTHHGMFPLGRKQTPFWWETRGGDQLLVWNGDHYMLGNELALCPDAVGKYMIRDEFDTPAIVDNQMEIAEIRIERYLAQLEEEGYPYDFVPVMISGLATDNGAPNGDLMAFIHEWNAKHGESVHIEMTTLSQFFATVKQTDIEIPVYRGDWPDWWSDGVNSTALHTQMFRDAQRTLRKIRQLDPNQEVITRQEMEAIEQPLIMYAEHTWGFHSSIYEPWHAQVTRLGIRKEAYASQGSTLAYRAWDKLMHSKGEALLYPNRPFRYRVLNTNSTLASGLAEMNLEGYEVVRFKDGLEVVDAATGSVVPHQKSGYQSYTVKVALEPLAHQEFYLRPVKHVESRTTTNNVQLIGADQVYDIADMYPGGGDQQGIKVSRHAIESDYVRIRWTDEGIVSWLNKETGEELLRTDRDHHAFTPVYEVTPAADAKDGGSQCAVRRQMGRNRKGLNAQRSIGRIVQMKEGIKGPLFATVELHYEVAGMSYYSVHLKVYADTNRVDVSVRLHKDSVWHPENLYIAMPFTLGRVGETLWLDKAGAPMCPGIDQLPGTCLDYYCIQEGLSLMNQQNGRQEALLVATPDTPLVQLGSLAHGTRLVHSQQTGDEPNHLYVWALSNYWETNFKATVGGFYEFHYRVQYDADCPTPEAAIDRVRSLASGFTVARVDR; from the coding sequence TTGAAGAAGCCTTGGAAAATTTGTGTCATTCATCACTCTCATACCGATATTGGATATACCGACCGACAAGAGAAAATCGAACAATACCACGTCGGATTTATTCGTCAAGCCTTGCAGATTCTCCGTGATGCTGCGTCAGGACAGCAGCCATCGTGGCAGGGATTCAAATGGACCTGCGAGACGTTCTGGGCGGTAGAGCGCTTCTTGGAACAGGCGACGCCGCAGGAGCAATCAGACTTTGCCGAGGCCGTTGTCAAAGGCGATATCGAGTTATCCGGGACCTACCTGAACATGACCGAATTGGCGGATGAACACCTGCTTCGCAGTATGCTTGGCAAGGCAGCCGCATACGGCCGTAGTATCGGACATGTCGTCGATTCAGCGATGACGGCGGATATTAATGGCTACAGCTGGGGTTATGCGCAGCAGTTGCTGGATGCAGGGACGAAGCATTTGTTCTCCTGCGTGCATACGCACCATGGCATGTTCCCGTTAGGCCGCAAACAGACGCCTTTCTGGTGGGAGACGCGCGGCGGTGATCAGCTGCTTGTCTGGAACGGTGACCACTATATGCTCGGCAATGAGTTGGCGCTCTGTCCCGATGCGGTCGGCAAATATATGATTCGTGACGAGTTCGACACGCCTGCGATCGTCGACAACCAGATGGAGATTGCCGAGATTCGGATCGAGCGGTATTTGGCGCAACTGGAGGAGGAGGGTTATCCGTATGATTTCGTGCCTGTCATGATCTCAGGCTTGGCGACGGATAACGGCGCTCCGAACGGCGATCTCATGGCGTTCATCCACGAATGGAATGCGAAGCACGGGGAGAGCGTTCACATCGAGATGACGACGTTAAGCCAATTCTTCGCGACAGTCAAGCAGACGGATATCGAGATTCCTGTCTATCGCGGCGATTGGCCGGATTGGTGGTCGGACGGCGTCAACTCGACAGCGCTGCACACGCAGATGTTTCGGGACGCGCAGCGGACATTGCGGAAAATTCGGCAGCTGGACCCGAATCAGGAGGTCATTACGCGCCAAGAGATGGAAGCCATCGAGCAGCCGCTGATTATGTATGCGGAACATACGTGGGGATTTCATTCATCCATCTATGAACCGTGGCATGCACAAGTCACGAGACTGGGCATCCGGAAGGAAGCCTATGCTTCCCAAGGAAGTACGCTCGCATACCGGGCTTGGGATAAGCTGATGCACAGCAAAGGGGAAGCGCTCTTGTACCCGAACCGTCCATTCCGTTATCGGGTGCTTAACACGAATTCCACACTTGCTAGCGGACTCGCTGAAATGAATCTGGAAGGCTATGAAGTCGTTCGATTTAAGGATGGGTTGGAAGTTGTCGACGCGGCAACGGGTTCAGTCGTTCCGCATCAGAAGAGCGGATATCAGAGCTATACGGTGAAGGTTGCATTGGAGCCGCTTGCTCATCAGGAATTCTATCTGCGGCCTGTGAAGCATGTTGAATCAAGAACAACAACGAACAATGTGCAATTGATTGGGGCCGATCAAGTCTATGATATCGCAGACATGTATCCGGGTGGAGGCGATCAGCAAGGCATCAAGGTCAGCCGTCACGCGATTGAATCGGATTACGTGCGAATTCGTTGGACGGATGAAGGAATCGTGAGCTGGCTCAACAAGGAAACGGGCGAAGAACTGCTGCGGACGGATCGTGATCATCATGCGTTCACGCCGGTCTACGAGGTGACTCCGGCCGCCGATGCGAAGGATGGCGGAAGTCAGTGCGCAGTTCGCAGACAGATGGGCCGCAATCGCAAAGGTTTGAATGCTCAGCGCTCTATCGGGCGTATCGTGCAGATGAAGGAAGGTATCAAAGGGCCATTGTTCGCAACGGTTGAGCTGCATTATGAAGTAGCGGGCATGTCTTATTACTCGGTTCATCTGAAGGTATATGCCGATACGAATCGTGTGGATGTATCCGTACGCCTCCACAAGGATAGTGTATGGCATCCGGAGAATCTCTATATTGCGATGCCGTTCACGCTTGGGCGGGTTGGAGAGACGCTCTGGCTCGACAAAGCAGGGGCGCCAATGTGTCCGGGCATTGATCAATTGCCTGGCACCTGTCTGGATTATTACTGCATTCAGGAAGGTCTTAGTCTGATGAATCAACAGAACGGACGTCAGGAAGCGCTGCTCGTAGCGACGCCGGATACGCCGCTTGTTCAATTGGGTTCTCTTGCTCATGGTACGCGCCTCGTTCATTCACAGCAAACAGGTGACGAACCAAACCATTTATACGTGTGGGCATTAAGCAATTATTGGGAGACCAATTTCAAAGCGACGGTGGGCGGATTCTACGAATTCCACTATCGTGTTCAGTATGACGCGGATTGTCCGACGCCAGAAGCAGCCATTGATCGTGTGCGATCACTCGCTTCGGGCTTCACGGTAGCTCGCGTAGATCGTTAA